The Methylobacterium currus genome contains a region encoding:
- a CDS encoding HoxN/HupN/NixA family nickel/cobalt transporter: MLPNPFDDQPARLRVKVGLVYAVLIAANIAAWAAAFATFAHQPVLLSTAFLAYSFGLRHAFDADHIAAIDNVVRKLMQEGRKPHSVGFFFSLGHSTIVILASGLIAVTAAAMKDSFDQFHDLGGVIGTAVSATFLLVVGIANLFILRGVWAAFSRVRRGGKIVDEDLNTLLSGRGLLARLFRRVFGVVSRSWHMYPIGFLFGLGFDTATEVALLGISATQATQGLSFWAILIFPALFTAGMTLLDTTDSVLMTGAYGWALANPVRKLWYNLTITAASATVALFIGGLEALGLIGDKLGLTGGLWQAVSTLNDNLGEAGFAVVGIFVVAWIASVIIYRAKGYDRLEPAR; this comes from the coding sequence TTGCTGCCCAACCCCTTCGACGATCAGCCTGCCCGTCTCAGGGTCAAGGTCGGGCTCGTCTACGCCGTCCTGATCGCCGCCAACATCGCGGCCTGGGCAGCGGCCTTCGCGACCTTCGCTCATCAGCCCGTCCTGCTCTCGACCGCTTTCCTCGCCTACAGCTTCGGACTGCGCCACGCCTTCGACGCAGACCACATCGCGGCCATCGACAACGTGGTGCGCAAGCTCATGCAGGAGGGTCGGAAGCCCCACTCGGTCGGCTTCTTCTTCTCTCTCGGCCACTCCACCATCGTCATCCTGGCCTCGGGCCTGATCGCCGTGACGGCCGCGGCGATGAAGGACAGCTTCGACCAGTTCCACGACCTCGGCGGCGTGATCGGTACCGCGGTCTCGGCGACGTTCCTGCTCGTCGTCGGCATCGCCAACCTGTTCATCCTGCGAGGCGTCTGGGCTGCGTTCTCCCGGGTGCGGCGAGGCGGCAAGATCGTAGACGAAGACCTGAACACCCTCCTGTCCGGACGGGGGCTGCTGGCGCGCCTGTTCCGCCGGGTCTTCGGGGTGGTCTCGCGCTCATGGCACATGTACCCGATCGGCTTCCTCTTCGGGTTGGGCTTCGACACCGCGACCGAGGTCGCCCTGCTCGGGATCTCGGCGACGCAGGCCACGCAGGGCCTGTCGTTCTGGGCGATCCTGATCTTCCCGGCGCTGTTCACCGCGGGCATGACGCTCCTGGACACGACCGACAGCGTGCTGATGACCGGCGCCTACGGTTGGGCGCTGGCGAACCCGGTTCGCAAGCTCTGGTACAACCTGACTATCACGGCGGCCTCCGCGACGGTCGCGCTGTTCATCGGCGGCCTGGAGGCCCTCGGCCTGATCGGCGACAAGCTCGGGCTCACAGGCGGACTGTGGCAAGCGGTGAGCACGCTCAACGACAATTTGGGCGAGGCCGGCTTCGCCGTCGTCGGCATCTTCGTCGTGGCGTGGATCGCCTCGGTCATCATCTACCGCGCCAAGGGGTACGACCGGCTCGAACCCGCTCGGTGA
- a CDS encoding TonB-dependent receptor codes for MRLDEIEVAAPTPVPSGAASASAGYVGGVTGIGGALMTVNSASAGIISGAQLNSRPVTRPGEVLEEVPGLIVTQHSGEGKANQFFLRGFNLDHGTDIAIHVDGMPVNMRTHAHGQGYADLNFLIPELVGAVEFHKGPYFVRDGDFASAGSVRIDYLDKLDRNIALTTLGSFGFKRGLSAASVPLGTGNLLVAGEAQTYDGPWVVPDALRKLNGVARYSQGTATDGFAVTGMAYWSKWNATNQIPERAVAEGIIGRYGTLDPTDGGDTGRFSLSGRWSQSGAGGITRASAYVIRYQMNLWNNFTYFLNDPVNGDQFRQRDARVLGGGEISRVFQGDLFGLPMENEIGVQTRTDDIRVGLFNTTARQYRSTVLDDRVLEASAAFYYENRVRWTDWLRTSVGFRADGYYADVRSDTAANSGRARDGIVNPKLGVVFGPWADTEIYLNYGGGFHSNDARGVTATVDPASPLFNISRSPFLVPSTGYEVGIRNRSIAGLETSLALFRLDFASENLFQGDTGTTEPSRPTRRFGIEWSNHYALTPWLRLEGDLTITNARFSDRDPVGQRVPEAPTTIASAGVTFGKGQGWFGSLRFRYFGPRPLIEDNSVRSKPTALLNGRIGYAFDNGVSLALDVLNLTNARADQITYYYESRLPGEAAAVADRHFHPVEPTAVRLTLAGRF; via the coding sequence ATCCGCCTCGACGAGATCGAGGTCGCGGCCCCTACGCCCGTGCCGTCCGGCGCCGCGTCCGCCAGCGCCGGCTATGTCGGCGGTGTCACGGGCATCGGTGGCGCCCTCATGACCGTCAATTCCGCCAGCGCCGGGATCATCTCGGGCGCGCAGCTCAACAGCCGCCCGGTCACCCGCCCGGGCGAAGTGCTGGAGGAGGTGCCGGGCCTGATCGTCACCCAGCATTCCGGCGAGGGCAAAGCCAACCAGTTCTTCCTCCGCGGCTTCAACCTCGACCACGGCACCGACATCGCCATCCACGTCGACGGCATGCCGGTTAACATGCGCACGCACGCCCACGGCCAGGGCTACGCCGACCTCAACTTCCTCATTCCGGAACTCGTTGGGGCGGTCGAGTTCCACAAGGGCCCGTACTTCGTCCGCGACGGCGACTTTGCCTCGGCAGGGTCGGTGCGGATCGACTACCTCGACAAGCTCGACCGCAACATCGCGCTGACCACGCTGGGCAGCTTCGGCTTCAAGCGCGGGCTCTCCGCCGCCTCCGTGCCGCTCGGTACGGGCAACCTCCTGGTGGCGGGCGAGGCGCAGACCTATGACGGGCCGTGGGTCGTGCCCGATGCCCTGCGCAAGCTCAACGGCGTCGCCCGCTACAGCCAGGGCACCGCGACCGACGGGTTCGCAGTCACCGGCATGGCCTACTGGTCTAAGTGGAACGCCACAAACCAGATCCCCGAGCGGGCGGTGGCGGAGGGCATCATCGGCCGCTACGGCACGCTGGATCCCACCGACGGCGGCGATACCGGGCGCTTCTCGCTCTCCGGGCGCTGGAGCCAGTCGGGCGCGGGCGGCATCACCCGGGCCTCGGCCTACGTGATCCGCTACCAGATGAACCTCTGGAACAACTTCACCTACTTCCTCAACGACCCCGTCAACGGTGACCAGTTCCGCCAGCGTGATGCCCGGGTGCTCGGCGGCGGTGAGATCTCCAGGGTCTTCCAAGGCGACCTGTTCGGGTTGCCGATGGAGAACGAGATCGGCGTCCAGACCCGCACCGACGACATCCGGGTCGGCCTGTTCAACACCACCGCCCGGCAGTACCGCTCGACGGTGCTCGACGACCGAGTGCTGGAAGCGAGCGCCGCCTTCTACTACGAGAACCGGGTGCGCTGGACCGACTGGTTGCGCACCAGCGTCGGCTTCCGGGCCGACGGGTACTACGCCGATGTCCGCTCCGACACCGCGGCAAATTCGGGCCGGGCTCGCGACGGCATCGTCAACCCGAAGCTCGGGGTGGTGTTCGGGCCGTGGGCGGATACGGAGATTTACCTGAACTACGGCGGTGGTTTCCACTCGAACGACGCCCGCGGCGTCACCGCGACGGTCGATCCGGCAAGCCCGCTGTTCAACATCAGCCGCTCGCCCTTCCTGGTCCCCTCGACCGGCTACGAGGTTGGGATCCGCAACCGCTCCATCGCCGGACTGGAGACGAGCCTCGCCCTGTTCCGGCTCGATTTCGCATCCGAGAACCTTTTCCAGGGCGACACCGGCACCACCGAGCCGAGCCGGCCGACCCGCCGTTTCGGCATCGAGTGGAGCAACCACTACGCGCTCACCCCTTGGCTGCGGTTGGAGGGCGACCTGACGATCACCAACGCGCGCTTCTCCGACCGCGACCCCGTCGGCCAGCGCGTGCCGGAGGCACCGACCACCATCGCCTCGGCGGGCGTCACCTTCGGCAAGGGCCAGGGTTGGTTCGGTAGCTTGCGCTTCCGGTACTTCGGTCCCCGGCCCCTGATCGAGGACAACTCGGTGCGCTCGAAGCCGACCGCCCTGCTCAACGGCCGGATCGGCTACGCCTTCGACAACGGCGTGAGCCTCGCCCTCGATGTGCTCAACCTGACGAACGCCCGGGCCGACCAGATCACCTACTACTACGAGTCCCGTCTGCCCGGAGAAGCGGCCGCCGTTGCCGACCGACACTTCCACCCGGTCGAGCCGACCGCCGTACGCCTGACCCTGGCGGGGCGGTTCTGA
- a CDS encoding TadE/TadG family type IV pilus assembly protein — MAAGTCALARARAFQRDQSGAVIIILATALPVLAMATLGAVEVAEVFFTRTKLQTIVDTAALKGAAELGVDLSTATTERTRVFADNLADPMRLRWAVTSSAVLDLKASAMTVSQGANRPSFFRSLLPPGGWNLHVTAKAIRYASGPLCVLGIQSSGGTVVGLDSSGALNAAGCLVQSNSDLAATGGALVTAGDARAAGGAFGAISPNPLTGTRVMPDPFAALNIAFPTGCDTTSITSTTYLNPGLHCGDIELSGNETITLSAGEHYFTGGSLTMSGNAQIVGTDAVVFLKDFASINLNGNAGLSLEGRKGGIFAGFALMTDRSFSGTIELTAKNIRKMYGTVYLPNATLLIGGNGNKVSDQSPWTVVIAKKLQVTDKATLYINSNYAGASVPVPQGVGPSTKTAGTRLAE; from the coding sequence GTGGCCGCGGGAACGTGTGCGCTTGCCCGGGCGCGGGCATTTCAGCGAGACCAGAGCGGCGCGGTCATCATCATCCTCGCTACGGCGCTGCCGGTCCTTGCAATGGCCACACTTGGAGCCGTGGAGGTGGCCGAGGTCTTCTTCACTCGTACAAAGCTACAAACCATCGTGGACACAGCCGCCCTGAAAGGCGCGGCCGAGTTGGGCGTTGATCTCTCTACCGCTACCACCGAGCGGACCAGAGTGTTTGCAGACAACTTGGCCGACCCCATGCGCTTGCGCTGGGCTGTCACCTCGTCCGCAGTGTTGGATCTCAAAGCTTCTGCGATGACGGTCAGTCAAGGCGCAAATCGTCCGTCGTTCTTCCGCAGCCTCCTTCCCCCCGGCGGCTGGAACCTGCACGTCACGGCCAAAGCCATCCGCTACGCCAGCGGTCCCTTATGCGTGCTAGGCATCCAGAGCAGCGGCGGCACGGTTGTCGGTCTCGATAGCAGCGGAGCCTTGAACGCGGCCGGATGCCTCGTGCAGAGCAACAGCGACCTCGCTGCAACGGGGGGCGCATTGGTGACTGCGGGTGATGCGCGTGCCGCAGGCGGTGCGTTCGGCGCGATCAGTCCCAACCCCCTCACCGGCACACGCGTCATGCCGGACCCTTTTGCCGCGTTGAACATCGCGTTCCCGACCGGGTGCGATACGACGAGTATCACCAGCACAACCTATCTGAACCCAGGGCTTCACTGTGGCGACATCGAGTTGTCCGGCAATGAAACCATTACGCTGTCGGCCGGGGAGCATTACTTTACGGGCGGATCGTTGACGATGAGCGGCAACGCACAGATCGTCGGAACCGATGCTGTGGTGTTTCTAAAAGATTTCGCGTCGATCAATCTCAACGGCAATGCCGGTCTGTCTCTGGAAGGGCGCAAGGGAGGGATTTTTGCCGGATTTGCATTGATGACCGATCGTAGCTTTTCAGGAACGATTGAACTCACCGCGAAGAACATCCGTAAAATGTACGGTACGGTTTATCTTCCGAACGCAACACTTTTGATTGGCGGCAACGGCAACAAGGTATCCGATCAATCGCCGTGGACGGTGGTCATCGCCAAGAAGTTACAGGTCACGGACAAGGCCACGCTCTACATCAACAGCAACTACGCGGGCGCATCAGTGCCGGTCCCTCAAGGCGTCGGGCCAAGCACCAAGACGGCCGGCACACGGCTGGCGGAATAA
- a CDS encoding DUF1624 domain-containing protein, with the protein MGVHRVTLPASTGAPLTSERIGSVDALRGLVMVLMLLDHLRETWFLHVPVADPIDARTALPALYLARLAVSLCAPVFVALTGVAAFLFSTRHTRAATRAYLVKRGLVLMALEILYLSELYWGVASPTLWLQVIWCIGVCMIVLATLIGLPRSALLAIGLLIAYGHNLLDPIQLQPDQPLFPVWAMLHHRDTIALPFGLVAKTTYPVLAWIGVIALGYAIGPWFLPGVEVRTRERRLVGLGCMMLIAFGLLRLANSYGEKPWFVVDGSALRTAMSFFALTKYPPSLLFLLLTLGIGALLLVALERARAAPAVTALAVFGGAPMFFYLLNLTVLRALYHAAHAIWGSTQSLLSGVANYAWVLLWYVGLIVPLYLPTAWFSCFKASRREIAWLKYL; encoded by the coding sequence ATGGGCGTGCATCGAGTGACGCTTCCAGCGTCGACAGGTGCACCGCTCACGTCTGAACGCATCGGCTCCGTCGATGCGCTCCGCGGGCTGGTGATGGTGCTGATGCTCCTCGATCACCTGCGCGAGACGTGGTTCCTGCACGTGCCCGTCGCTGATCCGATTGACGCCAGGACTGCCCTGCCAGCCCTGTATCTGGCCCGCCTCGCGGTCAGCCTGTGCGCGCCCGTCTTCGTCGCGCTGACGGGCGTGGCCGCATTCCTCTTCAGCACCCGGCACACGCGGGCGGCGACACGCGCCTATCTGGTGAAGCGCGGTCTCGTGCTGATGGCCCTGGAAATCCTCTACCTCTCCGAACTGTACTGGGGCGTGGCCAGTCCGACCCTCTGGCTTCAGGTGATCTGGTGCATCGGCGTGTGCATGATCGTCCTCGCGACGCTGATCGGCCTGCCGCGCTCGGCCCTCCTCGCGATCGGGCTCCTGATCGCCTACGGTCACAACCTTCTCGACCCGATCCAACTCCAGCCCGATCAGCCCTTGTTCCCCGTCTGGGCCATGCTGCACCACCGCGACACAATCGCGCTGCCGTTCGGACTGGTCGCGAAGACGACCTATCCGGTGCTTGCATGGATCGGCGTCATCGCGCTCGGCTACGCGATCGGCCCGTGGTTCCTGCCCGGGGTCGAGGTCCGCACGCGCGAGCGGCGTCTTGTGGGGCTCGGCTGCATGATGCTGATCGCCTTCGGGTTGCTGCGCCTCGCGAACAGCTACGGCGAGAAGCCCTGGTTCGTTGTCGACGGCAGCGCCCTGCGGACGGCGATGAGCTTCTTCGCGCTGACGAAGTACCCGCCCTCGCTGCTGTTCCTGTTGCTGACGCTTGGGATCGGTGCGCTGCTCCTCGTCGCCCTGGAGCGGGCGCGCGCTGCTCCAGCCGTCACGGCGTTGGCGGTGTTCGGCGGTGCCCCGATGTTCTTCTACCTGCTCAACCTGACGGTGCTGCGGGCGCTGTATCACGCCGCCCACGCGATTTGGGGCTCGACGCAGAGCTTGCTATCCGGTGTAGCGAACTACGCCTGGGTGTTATTGTGGTATGTTGGGCTGATCGTGCCCCTCTACCTGCCGACAGCGTGGTTCTCGTGCTTCAAGGCGTCACGGCGCGAAATCGCTTGGCTGAAGTACCTCTAG
- a CDS encoding TonB-dependent siderophore receptor has product MAVGRKNYLFAGSEPGTENLLRSTPRLDPFALDLFNPVYGQPKPPFTRRYSASENVGNTAVYAQDQIALSPEWKLLLGNRTDFYNQTFRDKVGGERTEQDRTGFSPRAGFVNQPLSFLSLYGNVAASFRPNTGFDSATRPFAPETGFGYEVGAKLDLFTGLSVTAAAFHIEKENVLTTDPEDFFFQIAAGAVRSQGFDLSFVGQVTPEFRVIGGYAFIDAAVTRDEVLRVGSPLLNIPRHSGSLLGVYEVQGGDWKGFGIGGGVRAVGSRLGDSGNERFRLPGYVLADALVYYRYENLRFGLNVDNIFDATYYERSYNSFWVGVGEPRRVTVSMTARF; this is encoded by the coding sequence GTGGCGGTCGGGCGCAAGAACTACCTGTTCGCGGGATCCGAGCCGGGCACCGAGAACCTGCTGCGCTCGACCCCGCGGCTGGACCCGTTCGCTCTCGACCTGTTCAACCCGGTGTACGGCCAGCCCAAGCCGCCCTTCACGCGCCGCTACAGCGCCAGCGAGAACGTCGGCAATACCGCCGTCTACGCGCAGGACCAGATCGCCCTGAGCCCGGAGTGGAAGCTCCTGCTCGGCAACCGCACCGACTTCTACAACCAGACCTTCCGCGACAAGGTCGGCGGGGAACGCACAGAGCAGGACCGCACCGGCTTCTCGCCGCGCGCCGGGTTCGTCAACCAGCCACTCTCCTTCCTCTCGCTCTACGGCAACGTGGCTGCCTCCTTCCGTCCGAACACCGGCTTCGACAGCGCGACGAGGCCCTTCGCCCCGGAGACGGGCTTCGGCTACGAAGTCGGAGCCAAGCTCGACCTCTTCACGGGCTTGAGCGTGACGGCCGCGGCCTTCCACATCGAGAAGGAGAACGTCCTCACCACCGATCCCGAGGATTTCTTCTTCCAGATCGCGGCCGGTGCCGTTCGCAGCCAGGGCTTCGATCTGAGCTTCGTCGGGCAGGTGACGCCCGAGTTCCGAGTGATCGGCGGCTACGCTTTCATCGACGCGGCGGTGACGCGCGACGAGGTCCTGCGGGTCGGCTCGCCACTCCTCAACATCCCGCGCCACTCGGGCAGCCTGCTCGGCGTGTATGAGGTCCAGGGCGGCGACTGGAAGGGCTTCGGGATCGGTGGCGGCGTCCGGGCCGTGGGCTCGCGCCTCGGCGACAGCGGCAACGAGCGGTTCCGGCTGCCGGGCTACGTGCTTGCCGACGCCCTCGTCTACTACCGGTACGAGAACCTGCGCTTTGGGCTGAACGTCGACAATATCTTCGACGCAACCTACTACGAGCGCTCCTACAACTCGTTCTGGGTCGGCGTCGGCGAGCCTCGGCGCGTGACCGTCAGCATGACGGCCCGCTTCTGA
- a CDS encoding metallophosphoesterase family protein — protein MKIWIFSDLHTDATPWTPPEGLACDLAICAGDVADGLTKRSIPWLREHVVPRAREVVYVPGNHDFWRTRYPDEIAAAREASIIAGIRMLDCGQSFNFEGTKIIGATLWTDYRITGHLAMARSIAGDRQAGMRDHRLIQTRDARGVPAPFRPAAAEELHRQHRARVERALAEPWDGTRVVVSHHAPHARSLLHGEVREMIDAAYGSDLSSILERPHAPDLWVHGHIHASRDYQIGRTRVIANPRGHDTSHRKRDGTWVSELENPSFDPALILEI, from the coding sequence GTGAAGATCTGGATTTTCAGCGACCTGCACACGGACGCGACGCCCTGGACGCCGCCCGAGGGGCTGGCATGTGACCTGGCGATCTGTGCCGGCGACGTCGCCGATGGCCTGACGAAGCGATCCATCCCATGGCTGCGAGAGCACGTCGTCCCGAGGGCGCGGGAGGTCGTCTACGTCCCGGGCAATCATGACTTCTGGCGGACCCGATACCCGGATGAGATCGCGGCCGCGCGCGAAGCCTCGATCATCGCAGGTATTCGCATGCTCGACTGCGGACAATCCTTTAATTTTGAGGGAACTAAGATCATCGGGGCGACCTTGTGGACTGACTACCGGATAACGGGTCACCTGGCCATGGCGCGTTCTATTGCTGGAGATCGCCAGGCCGGGATGCGAGATCACAGGCTGATCCAGACAAGGGATGCCCGCGGGGTCCCGGCGCCGTTCCGGCCGGCCGCGGCTGAGGAGCTCCACCGGCAGCACCGCGCAAGGGTCGAGCGCGCCCTGGCCGAGCCATGGGACGGGACCCGGGTCGTCGTCTCGCATCACGCGCCTCACGCTAGGTCGCTCCTCCATGGCGAGGTCAGGGAGATGATCGATGCGGCGTATGGCTCAGATCTGAGCTCGATCCTGGAAAGGCCGCACGCGCCGGATCTCTGGGTCCACGGGCATATCCACGCCTCGCGCGACTACCAGATCGGCCGGACGCGGGTCATCGCGAACCCCCGCGGGCACGACACGTCGCACCGCAAGCGCGACGGAACGTGGGTCTCCGAGCTGGAGAACCCATCCTTCGATCCAGCTCTCATCCTGGAGATCTGA
- a CDS encoding AAA family ATPase encodes MTNTGFTQASQIRALLLDPSPICGPREPRSPLTLQQRQFGGEDLMWDARSDQHARLDPLVRREDLPRECRLAIQAALTKPTAATALRAERALLVACEKKGAPEHLATPLYDAAQIMPYYAAAFGSAEAAARISARSLDVAWLHLRGNDLGRGWLALRAALLWASDAQEDLRDVEYTPRPLFDRLTAFDLQALSFARAFAVIAKAERMIADEDAILRGGAGAQGGATPEVDDLPGLEEMPSLGEYLAAASEPAPQAPPPTRPALSRVVITYVDHLPKPSKYAVERGDSPRALAEPFAGKALPLAPPPNPAAFAARLNAEFPWAQEVNELYANALVGATFAALPPRILVGGAGGGKTSWARAAFEAAGLTSTLYSGAGVADGGTFSGTSRQWSTWRLGVSLQALLRAQAASVGIIVDEVEKGTHDRRHGRLDETLLAFLERSSTARRIFDPALECEVDLSGVSYILTANDLAGLSRPLLDRAPPIRWPMPRAEDLPIVAGRILADLRRERGLAEAWLPDLDGQELDLLSDRWKGGSLRPLRRLVEAVISGREAFARSMPN; translated from the coding sequence ATGACGAACACCGGCTTCACGCAGGCGTCGCAGATCCGCGCCTTGCTCCTCGACCCGTCCCCGATCTGCGGCCCCCGCGAGCCCCGGTCGCCCCTCACGCTGCAGCAGCGTCAGTTCGGCGGCGAAGATCTCATGTGGGACGCCCGGTCCGACCAGCACGCCCGGCTGGATCCGCTCGTCAGGCGCGAGGACCTCCCGCGCGAGTGTCGGCTCGCCATTCAAGCGGCGCTCACGAAGCCGACCGCCGCGACCGCACTGCGGGCCGAGCGGGCGCTGCTCGTCGCCTGCGAGAAGAAGGGGGCGCCCGAGCATCTCGCCACTCCGCTCTACGACGCCGCGCAGATCATGCCCTACTACGCGGCCGCCTTCGGCAGCGCGGAAGCGGCCGCGCGGATCAGCGCCCGGTCGCTCGATGTCGCCTGGCTGCACCTGCGCGGCAATGACCTCGGCCGGGGCTGGCTCGCGCTGCGGGCGGCCCTGCTGTGGGCGAGCGACGCTCAGGAGGATCTCCGCGACGTCGAGTATACGCCCCGGCCTCTGTTCGACCGGCTGACCGCATTCGATTTGCAGGCGCTCTCGTTTGCCCGCGCATTCGCAGTCATCGCCAAGGCCGAGCGGATGATCGCCGACGAGGATGCCATCTTGCGCGGCGGCGCCGGGGCGCAGGGAGGAGCCACGCCCGAGGTCGACGACCTGCCTGGGTTGGAGGAGATGCCTTCGCTGGGCGAGTACCTCGCTGCGGCGAGCGAGCCTGCGCCTCAGGCTCCTCCGCCCACCCGGCCGGCTCTGTCGCGCGTCGTCATCACTTACGTGGATCACCTCCCAAAGCCGTCGAAGTACGCGGTCGAGCGCGGGGATAGCCCTCGGGCCCTGGCCGAGCCGTTCGCGGGAAAGGCGCTTCCACTCGCGCCGCCGCCGAACCCTGCCGCCTTTGCGGCAAGGCTGAACGCGGAGTTCCCGTGGGCGCAAGAGGTCAATGAGCTCTACGCCAACGCGCTCGTCGGCGCGACCTTCGCGGCCCTGCCGCCCCGCATCCTCGTCGGCGGCGCCGGTGGCGGCAAGACCTCGTGGGCCAGGGCGGCCTTCGAGGCGGCCGGGCTGACCTCGACGCTGTACTCCGGCGCCGGCGTCGCGGACGGCGGCACGTTCTCGGGGACGTCCAGGCAGTGGAGCACCTGGCGCTTGGGCGTGTCGCTCCAAGCTTTGCTCCGTGCTCAGGCCGCGAGCGTGGGGATCATCGTCGATGAAGTGGAGAAGGGGACGCATGACAGGCGGCACGGGCGCCTCGACGAGACGCTCCTTGCCTTCCTGGAACGGAGCTCAACGGCTCGCCGCATCTTCGATCCCGCCCTGGAGTGCGAAGTCGACCTCAGCGGAGTCTCCTACATCCTCACGGCGAACGACCTCGCGGGGCTGTCCCGGCCGCTCCTCGACCGGGCCCCGCCGATCCGGTGGCCAATGCCACGGGCCGAGGACCTGCCCATCGTCGCCGGCAGGATCCTCGCGGATCTCCGCCGGGAGCGCGGGCTCGCCGAGGCGTGGTTGCCGGACCTCGATGGCCAGGAGCTCGACCTCCTCTCCGACCGGTGGAAGGGGGGCAGCCTGCGGCCCCTGCGCCGGCTCGTCGAGGCAGTGATCTCGGGCCGCGAGGCCTTCGCCAGGTCGATGCCGAACTGA
- a CDS encoding LysR family transcriptional regulator encodes MDIGSFDLNLLKAFDALYAERHVTRAGLRIGLSQSAMSGTLTRLRELLGDELFVRTPSGMRPTARADDLAGPVADALRLVRGALQADGFEPATAERAFTLAMSDYAAFVLLPPLLARLGDEAPGIDLRVRGMFGRGEAVELLDSGEANLAVGVPVEASARILTQPLLREGFACVARRGHPAFADGVDLEAFVAVPHLLVSPEGDGAGLVDRKLAELGLKRRVVLSLPQFLVAPFIVAESDLVATLAARVARRCADVGVGITVHEPPVILPDWPLALMWHRRADAHPATAWLRDVVAEVAAAV; translated from the coding sequence ATGGATATAGGCAGCTTCGACCTGAACTTGCTGAAGGCGTTCGACGCCCTCTACGCCGAGCGCCATGTGACGCGTGCCGGGCTGCGCATCGGTCTCAGCCAATCCGCCATGAGCGGCACCCTCACCCGCCTGCGGGAATTGCTGGGCGACGAGTTGTTCGTGCGGACCCCGTCAGGCATGCGGCCCACGGCCCGCGCCGACGACCTCGCCGGCCCCGTGGCGGATGCGCTGCGCCTCGTGCGCGGCGCGTTGCAGGCCGACGGCTTCGAGCCCGCAACCGCCGAGCGTGCGTTCACGCTCGCGATGAGCGACTACGCCGCGTTCGTCCTGTTGCCGCCGCTGCTGGCGCGCCTCGGCGACGAGGCGCCGGGCATCGACCTGCGCGTGCGCGGGATGTTCGGCCGGGGCGAGGCGGTGGAACTCCTCGACAGCGGCGAGGCGAACCTCGCCGTCGGCGTTCCGGTCGAAGCATCGGCGCGCATCCTCACGCAGCCGCTGCTCCGGGAAGGCTTCGCCTGCGTCGCCCGGCGCGGGCACCCCGCGTTCGCGGACGGCGTCGACCTCGAAGCCTTCGTGGCCGTGCCGCACCTCCTGGTCTCACCCGAAGGTGACGGCGCGGGACTGGTCGACCGCAAGCTCGCCGAGTTGGGGCTCAAACGCCGCGTGGTGCTGAGCCTGCCGCAATTCCTGGTCGCGCCCTTCATCGTCGCCGAGAGCGACCTCGTCGCAACGCTCGCCGCCCGCGTCGCCCGGCGGTGTGCCGACGTCGGGGTCGGCATCACCGTGCACGAGCCGCCGGTCATACTGCCCGATTGGCCGCTCGCGTTGATGTGGCACCGGCGAGCTGACGCGCACCCGGCCACCGCGTGGCTGCGCGATGTCGTCGCCGAGGTCGCCGCGGCGGTCTGA
- a CDS encoding NAD-dependent epimerase/dehydratase family protein: protein MRVLVTGATGLIGGAVARRLKRGGHEVVGLARSERSAAKLGGEGFTVVHGDLSDGASVADAVHGVDAVVHAASPGDLNTAAYDETAVRAIIGGLRGTSKRFVYTSGCLVYGSTGDTPATEDSPLSAVELVRFREALEREILGAADHGIHPVVIRPGWVYGNRGGTAMMMVGAAEEHGVARYVGDGRNRWTTVHADDLADLYALALERAPAGSVFNGVHGAATPLIEIARAASEGAGAGGRVEAWALEYARSVLWAFADAIACDQVVSGEKAERELGWRPSHRSIVYELRSYRSATD from the coding sequence ATGCGAGTTTTGGTGACAGGGGCGACGGGGTTGATCGGGGGCGCCGTGGCACGACGCCTGAAACGGGGCGGCCACGAAGTCGTCGGGCTCGCCCGCTCGGAGAGGAGTGCGGCCAAGCTGGGAGGCGAGGGCTTCACGGTCGTTCACGGAGATCTCTCCGATGGGGCCAGCGTCGCCGACGCCGTCCACGGGGTCGATGCCGTCGTCCATGCCGCCTCGCCGGGCGACCTGAACACGGCGGCTTACGATGAGACGGCGGTGCGCGCGATCATCGGCGGGCTCCGCGGAACGTCCAAGCGGTTCGTTTATACGAGCGGCTGCTTGGTCTATGGGTCGACCGGCGACACGCCCGCGACCGAGGACAGCCCGCTGAGTGCGGTCGAACTCGTCCGCTTCCGCGAAGCCCTCGAACGGGAGATCCTTGGCGCGGCGGACCACGGGATTCACCCGGTCGTGATCCGGCCGGGTTGGGTCTATGGCAACCGGGGCGGCACCGCGATGATGATGGTTGGCGCGGCCGAGGAGCACGGCGTGGCGCGCTACGTCGGCGACGGGCGGAACCGCTGGACGACGGTGCACGCCGACGACCTCGCCGACCTCTACGCGCTCGCGCTCGAACGGGCACCGGCAGGTTCGGTCTTCAACGGCGTCCACGGAGCGGCGACGCCCCTCATCGAGATCGCGCGAGCGGCGAGCGAGGGGGCCGGTGCCGGGGGGCGGGTGGAAGCATGGGCGCTCGAGTACGCGCGTTCGGTGCTTTGGGCGTTCGCCGACGCCATAGCGTGCGATCAGGTCGTCTCGGGGGAGAAGGCGGAGCGCGAACTCGGTTGGCGTCCGTCGCACCGCTCCATCGTCTATGAACTCCGTTCCTACCGGTCGGCAACCGACTGA